One genomic window of Cannabis sativa cultivar Pink pepper isolate KNU-18-1 chromosome 2, ASM2916894v1, whole genome shotgun sequence includes the following:
- the LOC115718845 gene encoding probable serine/threonine-protein kinase WNK9 isoform X1 → MNCLPYLEPDDSSSEFVEVDPTGRYGRYNEILGKGASKIVYRAFDEYEGIEVAWNQVKLYDFLQSPEDLERLYCEIHLLKTLKHKNIMKFYTSWVDTANRNINFVTEMFTSGTLRQYRLKHKRVNIRAVKHWCRQILNGLLYLHSHDPPVIHRDLKCDNIFVNGNQGEVKIGDLGLAAILRKSQAAHCVGTPEFMAPEVYEEAYNELVDIYSFGMCILEMVTFDYPYSECTHPAQIYKKVISGKKPDALYKVKDPEVRQFVEKCLATVSLRLSARELLNDPFLQIEDCEYDLKPLDCGRDFDEFGPLIRQPLLELHHSSSSFSNGFLNGYSSQELNEWGSHPAELEASGIELFEHHDDEHYEDAGISIKGKMREDGDIFLRLRISDKEGRIRNIYFPFDIEMDTALSVATEMVAELDITDQDVTRIADMIDGEIASLVPEWEPGPGLVETPRFNNQNICQNCASSENNNNNTSSGSFMKFLASNNTSSSMGLPVVQCCRLECTSMHGRFEEVTYQADESEHHNTDSTPNYREIWGQHESRELSSVGSGQSHSDEEYEKIEEQSIFTRNDDEKESNMKSNNKTRSSSKISFRDLSGSHSLSSISSTHHEMISDNHEKEMVQELRWLKAKHQMEMREFKDHQLRIVSDSSNSGSTEHSLDNGFLSSLVVLNTLEENKGLVFRSSAYDDQFCSSYNNDNINKSSPSSESQRARNCEVMKSPTNAKDMVTAAAKSFNNGFLLPHSLHRAVSLPVDAVEI, encoded by the exons aTGAATTGTCTTCCCTATCTTGAACCAGATGATTCTTCTTCTGAGTTTGTTGAAGTTGATCCAACTGGCAGATATGGCAGA TACAATGAAATCCTCGGAAAAGGAGCTTCAAAGATAGT GTACAGAGCATTTGATGAATATGAAGGGATCGAGGTAGCTTGGAACCAGGTCAAGCTTTATGATTTTCTACAAAGCCCTGAAGATCTTGAGAGGCTTTACTGTGAGATTCATCTTCTTAAGACATTGAAACACAAGAACATTATGAAGTTCTACACTTCCTGGGTTGACACTGCCAATAGGAACATCAATTTTGTCACCGAAATGTTCACTTCTGGGACTCTCAGACA GTACAGGCTAAAACACAAGAGAGTTAACATAAGAGCAGTGAAACACTGGTGTAGACAGATCTTGAATGGGCTTCTCTATCTCCATAGCCATGACCCTCCTGTGATCCATAGAGATCTCAAGTGTGATAATATTTTCGTTAATGGGAACCAAGGAGAAGTGAAGATTGGTGATCTTGGTTTGGCTGCAATCCTGAGAAAATCTCAAGCTGCTCACTGTGTTG GGACTCCGGAGTTCATGGCTCCAGAAGTGTATGAAGAGGCATATAATGAGTTAGTTGATATATATTCATTTGGGATGTGCATTTTGGAAATGGTTACTTTTGATTATCCATACAGTGAATGCACTCATCCTGCTCAGATCTACAAAAAAGTTATTTCG GGTAAAAAACCAGATGCTTTGTACAAAGTAAAGGATCCTGAAGTGAGACAATTTGTAGAGAAGTGCTTGGCAACTGTATCCCTTAGGCTCTCAGCAAGAGAGCTTTTAAATGACCCTTTTCTCCAAATTGAGGATTGTGAATATGATTTAAAACCATTAGATTGTGGACGAGATTTTGATGAGTTTGGACCTCTCATAAGGCAGCCTTTACTTGAGTTACATCACAGTAGTAGCTCCTTTAGCAATGGATTCTTGAATGGTTATTCTAGTCAAGAGCTAAATGAATGGGGTAGTCATCCAGCTGAGCTAGAAGCGAGTGGAATTGAGCTTTTCGAGCACCATGACGATGAACATTATGAAGATGCTGGAATAAGCATCAAAGGGAAAATGAGAGAAGATGGTGACATCTTTCTAAGACTTAGAATTTCAGATAAAGAAG GCCGAATTCGAAATATCTATTTCCCATTTGACATTGAAATGGATACGGCATTGAGCGTAGCGACGGAAATGGTTGCAGAGCTTGACATTACTGATCAAGATGTTACAAGAATAGCAGACATGATCGATGGTGAAATTGCTTCCTTAGTACCTGAATGGGAACCTGGTCCAGGATTAGTGGAAACACCCCGTTTTAATAACCAAAACATATGCCAAAATTGTGCTTCCTcagagaataataataataacacctCAAGTGGCTCTTTCATGAAGTTTCTGGCAAGTAACAACACCTCTAGTTCCATGGGCTTGCCAGTTGTTCAATGTTGTAGGCTTGAATGTACTTCAATGCACGGTCGTTTTGAGGAGGTCACGTACCAAGCCGACGAGTCTGAGCATCACAATACAGACAGTACGCCTAACTACAGAGAAATATGGGGTCAGCATGAAAGCCGAGAATTGAGTTCTGTAGGGTCCGGACAGAGCCATTCTGATGAAGAGTATGAGAAGATTGAGGAGCAGTCAATATTCACAAGAAATGATGATGAGAAGGAGAGCAATATGAAGAGCAACAACAAAACTCGATCAAGTTCAAAAATTTCATTCAGAGACTTATCAGGTTCTCATTCTTTATCCTCAATCTCTTCAACCCATCATGAGATGATCTCAGACAATCATGAGAAGGAAATGGTGCAGGAATTAAGATGGCTGAAAGCAAAGCATCAGATGGAAATGAGGGAGTTCAAAGATCATCAGTTAAGAATTGTATCAGACTCTTCAAACAGTGGAAGCACAGAGCACAGCTTAGACAATGGGTTTTTGTCGTCTCTGGTAGTATTAAACACACTAGAAGAAAACAAAGGACTCGTCTTCCGGTCTTCTGCTTATGATGACCAATTTTGTTCCAGTTACAATAATGACAATATCAATAAGAGCAGCCCCAGTTCGGAATCTCAAAGGGCCCGAAATTGCGAGGTGATGAAGTCTCCAACAAACGCTAAGGATATGGTCACTGCAGCAGCCAAGAGTTTCAACAATGGCTTCTTACTTCCTCACTCACTTCACAGAGCAGTTTCTCTCCCAGTTGATGCTGttgaaatataa
- the LOC115718845 gene encoding serine/threonine-protein kinase WNK1 isoform X2 produces MNCLPYLEPDDSSSEFVEVDPTGRYGRYNEILGKGASKIVYRAFDEYEGIEVAWNQVKLYDFLQSPEDLERLYCEIHLLKTLKHKNIMKFYTSWVDTANRNINFVTEMFTSGTLRQYRLKHKRVNIRAVKHWCRQILNGLLYLHSHDPPVIHRDLKCDNIFVNGNQGEVKIGDLGLAAILRKSQAAHCVGTPEFMAPEVYEEAYNELVDIYSFGMCILEMVTFDYPYSECTHPAQIYKKVISGKKPDALYKVKDPEVRQFVEKCLATVSLRLSARELLNDPFLQIEDCEYDLKPLDCGRDFDEFGPLIRQPLLELHHSSSSFSNGFLNGYSSQELNEWGSHPAELEASGIELFEHHDDEHYEDAGISIKGKMREDGDIFLRLRISDKEGRIRNIYFPFDIEMDTALSVATEMVAELDITDQDVTRIADMIDGEIASLVPEWEPGPGLVETPRFNNQNICQNCASSENNNNNTSSGSFMKFLASNNTSSSMGLPVVQCCRLECTSMHGRFEEVTYQADESEHHNTDSTPNYREIWGQHESRELSSVGSGQSHSDEEYEKIEEQSIFTRNDDEKESNMKSNNKTRSSSKISFRDLSGIKMAESKASDGNEGVQRSSVKNCIRLFKQWKHRAQLRQWVFVVSGSIKHTRRKQRTRLPVFCL; encoded by the exons aTGAATTGTCTTCCCTATCTTGAACCAGATGATTCTTCTTCTGAGTTTGTTGAAGTTGATCCAACTGGCAGATATGGCAGA TACAATGAAATCCTCGGAAAAGGAGCTTCAAAGATAGT GTACAGAGCATTTGATGAATATGAAGGGATCGAGGTAGCTTGGAACCAGGTCAAGCTTTATGATTTTCTACAAAGCCCTGAAGATCTTGAGAGGCTTTACTGTGAGATTCATCTTCTTAAGACATTGAAACACAAGAACATTATGAAGTTCTACACTTCCTGGGTTGACACTGCCAATAGGAACATCAATTTTGTCACCGAAATGTTCACTTCTGGGACTCTCAGACA GTACAGGCTAAAACACAAGAGAGTTAACATAAGAGCAGTGAAACACTGGTGTAGACAGATCTTGAATGGGCTTCTCTATCTCCATAGCCATGACCCTCCTGTGATCCATAGAGATCTCAAGTGTGATAATATTTTCGTTAATGGGAACCAAGGAGAAGTGAAGATTGGTGATCTTGGTTTGGCTGCAATCCTGAGAAAATCTCAAGCTGCTCACTGTGTTG GGACTCCGGAGTTCATGGCTCCAGAAGTGTATGAAGAGGCATATAATGAGTTAGTTGATATATATTCATTTGGGATGTGCATTTTGGAAATGGTTACTTTTGATTATCCATACAGTGAATGCACTCATCCTGCTCAGATCTACAAAAAAGTTATTTCG GGTAAAAAACCAGATGCTTTGTACAAAGTAAAGGATCCTGAAGTGAGACAATTTGTAGAGAAGTGCTTGGCAACTGTATCCCTTAGGCTCTCAGCAAGAGAGCTTTTAAATGACCCTTTTCTCCAAATTGAGGATTGTGAATATGATTTAAAACCATTAGATTGTGGACGAGATTTTGATGAGTTTGGACCTCTCATAAGGCAGCCTTTACTTGAGTTACATCACAGTAGTAGCTCCTTTAGCAATGGATTCTTGAATGGTTATTCTAGTCAAGAGCTAAATGAATGGGGTAGTCATCCAGCTGAGCTAGAAGCGAGTGGAATTGAGCTTTTCGAGCACCATGACGATGAACATTATGAAGATGCTGGAATAAGCATCAAAGGGAAAATGAGAGAAGATGGTGACATCTTTCTAAGACTTAGAATTTCAGATAAAGAAG GCCGAATTCGAAATATCTATTTCCCATTTGACATTGAAATGGATACGGCATTGAGCGTAGCGACGGAAATGGTTGCAGAGCTTGACATTACTGATCAAGATGTTACAAGAATAGCAGACATGATCGATGGTGAAATTGCTTCCTTAGTACCTGAATGGGAACCTGGTCCAGGATTAGTGGAAACACCCCGTTTTAATAACCAAAACATATGCCAAAATTGTGCTTCCTcagagaataataataataacacctCAAGTGGCTCTTTCATGAAGTTTCTGGCAAGTAACAACACCTCTAGTTCCATGGGCTTGCCAGTTGTTCAATGTTGTAGGCTTGAATGTACTTCAATGCACGGTCGTTTTGAGGAGGTCACGTACCAAGCCGACGAGTCTGAGCATCACAATACAGACAGTACGCCTAACTACAGAGAAATATGGGGTCAGCATGAAAGCCGAGAATTGAGTTCTGTAGGGTCCGGACAGAGCCATTCTGATGAAGAGTATGAGAAGATTGAGGAGCAGTCAATATTCACAAGAAATGATGATGAGAAGGAGAGCAATATGAAGAGCAACAACAAAACTCGATCAAGTTCAAAAATTTCATTCAGAGACTTATCAG GAATTAAGATGGCTGAAAGCAAAGCATCAGATGGAAATGAGGGAGTTCAAAGATCATCAGTTAAGAATTGTATCAGACTCTTCAAACAGTGGAAGCACAGAGCACAGCTTAGACAATGGGTTTTTGTCGTCTCTGGTAGTATTAAACACACTAGAAGAAAACAAAGGACTCGTCTTCCGGTCTTCTGCTTATGA
- the LOC115720760 gene encoding uncharacterized protein LOC115720760 — protein sequence MAAATSLLLEPNPLRWKQSFPILPPRPFPNNYSLTFTRPTKFTGIINIQGSTKLSIKCFFHSKKQSFDPEHCSNSITRQNPANPFEVVANTVMKALKALKKPAIAVVLLGLLLMYDPNMALAASGGRVGGRSFSSRSGAPSSSRSYSVPPSARSGFSYSAPYYGPSPFGFGGGGVYVGPAVGVGAGSSFFLIFMGFAAFVLVSGFLSDRSEDSVLTATEKTSVLKVQVGLLGMARDLQKDLNRIAETADTSTPQGLSYVLTETTLALLRNPDYCISGYSSMDLKKSMEDGEKRFNQLSIEERGKFDEETLVNVNNLKRHSTKSQRASGFSNEYIVITVLVAAEGVHKLPAINGGKDLKEALQKLASIPSNKILAVEVLWTPQNENDTLSERELLEDYPLLRPL from the exons ATGGCGGCTGCTACTTCATTATTGCTCGAACCCAATCCATTGAGATGGAAACAAAGCTTCCCCATTCTACCTCCTCGTCCATTTCCCAACAATTACAGCCTCACCTTCACCAGACCCACCAAGTTCACCGGAATCATAAACATTCAGGGCTCGACCAAGCTCAGCATCAAATGCTTCTTCCACTCCAAAAAACAATCTTTCGACCCGGAGCATTGCTCTAACTCGATTACAAGACAAAACCCCGCGAACCCATTTGAGGTTGTGGCTAATACTGTAATGAAGGCCTTGAAAGCGTTGAAGAAGCCCGCGATTGCGGTGGTTTTGCTGGGGTTGTTGTTGATGTACGATCCCAATATGGCATTAGCAGCTTCGGGCGGAAGGGTCGGGGGGAGGTCGTTCTCGTCGCGCTCGGGGGCGCCTTCTTCGTCGAGAAGCTACTCTGTGCCACCTTCGGCGCGGTCTGGGTTTTCTTACTCGGCGCCGTACTATGGGCCTTCTCCGTTTGGGTTTGGTGGGGGTGGAGTTTATGTGGGTCCGGCGGTGGGGGTGGGAGCTGGGTCCAGTTTCTTTCTGATATTCATGGGTTTCGCTGCTTTTGTTTTGGTTTCGGGGTTTCTTTCGGATAGGTCAGAGGACAGTGTGCTTACTGCCACAGAGAAGACAAGCGTTCTCAAAGTTCAG GTGGGGTTGTTGGGCATGGCGCGGGATCTTCAAAAGGATCTTAATCGGATTGCTGAAACTGCAGATACCTCTACTCCTCAGGGCTTAAGCTACGTGCTGACAG AGACAACGCTAGCTTTACTTCGAAATCCAGACTACTGCATTTCAGGTTATTCATCT ATGGATTTAAAGAAGAGTATGGAGGATGGAGAGAAGCGCTTTAATCAACTTTCTATTGAAGAACGTGGGAAATTTGATGAAGAGACACTTGTCAATGTCAACAACTTAAAAAGGCACAGCACCAAAAGCCAGAGGGCAAGTGGATTTAGCAATGAGTACATAGTG ATAACGGTTTTGGTGGCTGCTGAAGGAGTACATAAGCTACCTGCTATCAACGGCGGTAAGGATCTGAAGGAAGCCTTGCAAAAGCTTGCCTCAATTCCCTCCAACAAAATACTT GCGGTAGAAGTTTTGTGGACCCCGCAAAATGAAAATGATACTCTGTCAGAGCGCGAACTACTTGAAGATTACCCTCTTCTCAGGCCTTTGTAA